A window from Solanum stenotomum isolate F172 chromosome 5, ASM1918654v1, whole genome shotgun sequence encodes these proteins:
- the LOC125864016 gene encoding putative two-component response regulator ARR20, producing the protein MATGYYGIIDEVRVVLVDPETENVTEMVDLLKSYDYKVITVRTSSEAMEMLSKGEKKIDVIIISVHSPNLDSFKLLAQAVILNIISLFVSDEYNELLAKKALKEGACLFLQRPLNEEIVKYLWQFVLRRKIEREKAKKGSEDGDKMIVNDVDTHNMDGDNEELSKETNDVPNTEEHRNNIHGVEDNIVSNEKYKRRRKNNRKDIKNDKIIKQKDCVKWTADLHAKFMKSLEQLGEGKCYPKDIVEVMDVPGLTRMQVASHLQKCRFNNWRSPEERKSSRRTSGQESLTESQQKSSNRKYGTMPGLQNNIPNQIQRVLEFPFSTPNTSNTFARGESSIQEKLYPPQFQVQPHYPSIDNLLNNPFFSVQNNVGGVLQQYQHRPLLEMFRSQRLQEPIVGNITHRPGSAFNTWNHHTQSEYNLDLNVVHKKTHLGSKIMPDIGVGNRTINDYNLNVNAGNTITYSGSTTMSDAENVTSDEVETINTNFPQHIAEPNMSYPSNIIATNKSDIEGSDSNEREDCDGYYNFNHMGYFFQNIRPPSANLPNSYDSEFDQVYSDD; encoded by the exons ATGGCAACTGGTTATTATGGTATTATAGATGAAGTTCGGGTGGTGCTAGTTGATCCCGAAACAGAGAATGTCACTGAAATGGTGGATTTGCTGAAGTCTTATGACTACAAAG TTATTACAGTTCGTACATCTTCAGAAGCAATGGAAATGCTCTccaaaggagagaaaaaaattgatgtgatTATAATCAGTGTTCATTCACCGAATTTGGATTCTTTTAAGCTCTTGGCTCAAGCTGTGATCTTGAATATAATTTCACTAT TTGTAAGCGATGAATACAATGAACTCTTAGCAAAAAAAGCTTTGAAAGAAGGAGCATGTCTTTTTCTACAAAGGCCACTAAATGAGGAAATTGTGAAATACTTGTGGCAATTTGTATTGAGGAGAAaaatagaaagagagaaagcGAAAAAAGGATCAGAAGATGGAGACAAGATGATTGTTAATGATGTTGATACACATAATATGGATGGAGATAATGAAGAATTATCTAAAGAAACAAATGATGTGCCTAATACTGAGGAACATAGAAATAATATTCATGGAGTTGAAGACAATATCGTATCGAATGAAAAATACAAGCGGAGGAGGAAGAACAAtagaaaagatataaaaaatgataagatTATTAAGCAAAAGGACTGTGTAAAGTGGACTGCGGATCTTCATGCGAAATTCATGAAAAGTTTGGAACAATTAGGTGAAGGAA AATGTTACCCAAAGGATATAGTGGAGGTTATGGATGTGCCTGGTCTTACCAGGATGCAGGTAGCGAGTCATTTACAG AAATGTCGTTTCAACAATTGGAGATCTCCAGAAGAGCGCAAAAGTAGTCGTCGTACATCAGGCCAAGAATCTTTAACTGAATCTCAACAAAAAAGTAGCAATAGAAAATATGGGACAATGCCCGGTCTTCAAAATAATATTCCTAATCAAATCCAAAGAGTACTAGAGTTTCCATTTTCAACTCCCAATACCAGCAACACTTTTGCTAGAGGGGAGAGTTCAATTCAAGAGAAGCTCTATCCTCCACAATTTCAGGTTCAACCCCACTACCCCAGCATTGACAATTTATTAAATAACCCATTTTTTTCTGTGCAAAATAATGTTGGCGGTGTGcttcaacaatatcaacataGACCATTATTGGAAATGTTTCGTTCACAAAGACTACAGGAACCAATTGTAGGAAACATTACTCATAGGCCTGGCTCGGCATTTAACACTTGGAATCATCATACTCAAAGTGAGTACAACTTGGACCTCAATGTAGTTCataaaaaaacacatttagGTAGTAAAATAATGCCTGATATAGGTGTTGGAAATAGGACGATTAATGACTATAACTTGAATGTGAATGCAGGAAATACAATCACATATTCAGGTAGCACAACGATGTCTGATGCTGAAAATGTGACTAGTGACGAAGTTGAAACAATAAATACTAATTTTCCTCAACATATTGCTGAACCAAATATGTCTTATCCAAGCAATATAATCGCGACAAATAAGAGTGATATAGAAGGAAGTGATTCAAATGAAAGGGAAGATTGTGATGGATATTATAATTTCAATCATATGGGTTATTTCTTCCAAAATATTAGACCTCCAAGTGCTAACCTACCCAATTCATATGACAGTGAGTTTGATCAAGTTTATTCTGATGATTAG